From Halococcus salsus, one genomic window encodes:
- a CDS encoding homoserine kinase translates to MLTVRAPATSANLGSGFDVFGVALSRPADVVRVSKAAETTIEVTGTGSEYIPEDPEKNTVGAVAEALDAPAHIEIDKGIRPASGLGSSAASAAAAAVGLRDLYDRDYTREELVPIAAEGEAVVSGEAHADNVAPSILGGFTVATPDGITQVDTSIPLVACLPETVVSTRDARRVVPDRVDMDDVVETVGNAASLTVGMCRGDPELVGRGMADPTVTPARAELIDGYDAVCLAAREAGATGVTVSGAGPTVIAACRAGDRRAIGSAMLDAFAEAGITARAFRTRVGEGATVY, encoded by the coding sequence ATGCTCACCGTCCGGGCCCCCGCGACCAGCGCCAACCTCGGTAGCGGGTTCGACGTCTTCGGCGTCGCGCTCTCGCGCCCGGCGGACGTCGTCCGTGTCTCGAAGGCCGCCGAGACGACCATCGAAGTCACGGGCACCGGCAGCGAGTACATCCCGGAGGACCCGGAAAAGAACACCGTCGGCGCGGTCGCGGAGGCGCTCGACGCGCCGGCCCACATCGAGATCGACAAGGGGATCCGGCCGGCCTCGGGGCTCGGTTCGTCGGCCGCGAGCGCCGCCGCCGCCGCGGTCGGCCTCCGCGACCTCTACGACCGCGACTACACGCGGGAAGAACTGGTGCCGATCGCCGCCGAAGGCGAGGCCGTGGTGTCGGGCGAGGCCCACGCCGACAACGTCGCGCCCTCGATCTTGGGGGGATTCACGGTCGCCACCCCCGACGGGATCACGCAGGTCGACACCTCGATCCCGCTCGTGGCCTGCCTCCCCGAGACCGTCGTCTCGACCCGCGACGCCCGGCGGGTAGTGCCCGATCGGGTAGACATGGACGACGTGGTAGAGACGGTGGGCAACGCCGCGAGCCTCACCGTGGGGATGTGTCGAGGCGACCCCGAACTCGTCGGGCGGGGGATGGCGGATCCGACGGTGACGCCAGCGCGGGCCGAGCTGATCGACGGCTACGATGCGGTCTGTCTGGCGGCGCGGGAGGCGGGCGCGACGGGTGTCACCGTGAGCGGTGCGGGACCGACGGTGATAGCGGCGTGTCGGGCGGGCGACCGACGAGCGATAGGGAGTGCGATGCTCGATGCGTTCGCCGAAGCCGGCATCACCGCCCGTGCCTTCCGGACCCGTGTCGGCGAGGGCGCGACGGTGTACTGA
- a CDS encoding tRNA uridine(34) 5-carboxymethylaminomethyl modification radical SAM/GNAT enzyme Elp3, whose amino-acid sequence MSTETQPTETEAFERVCETLVERILDGEIERDDVESAKLDACSEFSAPKVPKNSEILDRAPEGRREELEKVLRRKPVRTASGVSPVAIMTSPQMCPHGKCLYCPGGPASEFSSSQSYTGHEPAAARGVQNDYDPYGQVTLRLNQLREIGHPVDKVELILMGGTMTARSHDYQEWFVKRALEAMNDFDPTAEPDPSETESFAQSPEEYEFEYLEDVIAENEHGRIRNIGTTFETKPDWCDPEQIDRMLSLGGTKVEVGVQTTYDEINRAMHRGHGTQASVDANRRLRDAGFKVGFHMMPGQPGMDREMCIEDFRRLFEESEWRPDYLKIYPMLVVRGTRTYDMWREGEYEPLDNESAADLVAEVKSMIPKYVRLQRVQRDIPADFIDAGVWKSNLRQLARQRMDEHGWSCDCIRCREVGMNDEPPQNVERDVLTYESGGGTEQFISYEDPDQDLLVGFCRLRFPNDPVRKELRNAAIVRELHVYGPMVEVGQQSADWQHKGYGGKLLRHAEAMAADAGYDKLAVISGIGAREYYRNRGYRQDGPYVSKRL is encoded by the coding sequence ATGAGCACCGAGACCCAACCGACCGAGACCGAAGCGTTCGAACGGGTCTGTGAGACGCTGGTCGAGCGGATCCTCGATGGCGAGATCGAACGCGACGACGTCGAGTCGGCCAAGCTCGACGCGTGTTCGGAGTTCTCGGCCCCGAAGGTCCCGAAGAACTCCGAGATCCTCGACCGTGCGCCCGAGGGCCGCCGCGAGGAGCTCGAAAAAGTCCTCCGGCGAAAGCCCGTTAGAACCGCCTCGGGCGTCTCGCCGGTGGCGATCATGACGTCCCCCCAAATGTGTCCCCACGGGAAGTGTCTCTACTGTCCCGGCGGACCGGCCTCCGAATTTTCGAGCTCGCAGTCCTACACGGGCCACGAACCCGCCGCCGCCCGCGGGGTGCAGAACGACTACGACCCCTACGGCCAGGTCACCCTTCGGCTGAACCAGCTCCGCGAGATCGGGCACCCGGTCGACAAAGTCGAACTCATCCTGATGGGCGGGACGATGACCGCCCGGAGCCACGACTACCAGGAGTGGTTCGTCAAGCGGGCGCTCGAAGCCATGAACGACTTCGACCCGACGGCCGAACCCGATCCGTCGGAGACGGAGAGCTTCGCGCAGAGCCCTGAAGAATACGAATTCGAGTATCTCGAAGACGTGATCGCCGAGAACGAACACGGACGGATCCGGAACATCGGGACGACCTTCGAGACCAAACCCGACTGGTGTGACCCCGAACAGATCGACCGGATGCTCTCGCTTGGTGGCACGAAGGTCGAGGTCGGGGTGCAGACCACCTACGACGAGATCAACCGCGCGATGCACCGCGGCCACGGCACCCAGGCCTCAGTGGACGCGAACCGCCGGCTGCGGGACGCGGGCTTCAAGGTCGGCTTCCACATGATGCCCGGCCAGCCCGGGATGGATAGGGAGATGTGCATCGAGGACTTCAGACGGCTGTTCGAGGAGTCGGAGTGGCGGCCCGACTACCTCAAGATCTACCCGATGCTCGTGGTGCGCGGTACGCGAACCTACGACATGTGGCGCGAGGGCGAGTACGAACCCCTCGACAACGAGTCGGCCGCCGACCTCGTCGCCGAGGTCAAGTCGATGATCCCGAAGTACGTCCGTCTGCAACGGGTCCAGCGCGACATCCCCGCCGACTTCATCGACGCGGGCGTCTGGAAGTCGAACCTCCGCCAGCTCGCCCGCCAGCGGATGGACGAACACGGCTGGAGCTGCGACTGCATCCGGTGTCGTGAGGTCGGGATGAACGACGAGCCCCCCCAGAACGTCGAGCGCGACGTGCTGACCTACGAGTCGGGCGGCGGCACCGAGCAGTTCATCAGCTACGAGGACCCGGACCAGGACCTCCTCGTGGGGTTCTGCCGGCTCCGCTTCCCGAACGACCCGGTCAGGAAGGAACTCCGAAACGCGGCCATCGTGCGCGAACTCCACGTCTACGGGCCGATGGTCGAAGTCGGCCAACAGAGCGCGGACTGGCAGCACAAGGGCTACGGCGGGAAGCTCCTCCGGCACGCCGAGGCGATGGCCGCCGACGCCGGCTACGACAAACTCGCGGTCATCAGCGGCATCGGCGCGCGCGAGTACTACCGAAACCGGGGCTACCGCCAGGACGGTCCGTACGTCTCGAAGCGGCTCTGA